In Sulfitobacter albidus, the following proteins share a genomic window:
- a CDS encoding NIPSNAP family protein, translating to MISCTVRYEIDPDQLPAFEIYAKAWIHLVEKLGGTHHGYHMPHEGPNDIAYCHFSFASLADYEDYRTRMHEDPDCQRAYAHARATKCIRRYDRSFTKPLLAGVSVEALGL from the coding sequence ATGATCAGCTGCACCGTGCGATACGAAATCGACCCGGACCAGCTTCCGGCGTTCGAAATCTACGCAAAAGCGTGGATTCACCTCGTCGAGAAACTCGGCGGGACGCATCACGGCTATCACATGCCCCACGAGGGGCCCAACGACATCGCCTATTGCCACTTCTCCTTTGCCTCCCTGGCAGATTACGAAGACTACCGCACCCGCATGCACGAGGACCCCGACTGCCAGCGCGCCTACGCCCATGCGCGGGCGACCAAATGCATCCGCCGCTACGATCGCTCCTTCACCAAACCGCTGCTTGCAGGCGTCTCCGTGGAGGCCCTCGGCCTATGA
- a CDS encoding GNAT family N-acetyltransferase has translation MTAAHNIPTVETDRLILRAPALADLPALTEFFASERSRFVGGPRDAFAASRGMMAIFGSWALHGFGMWYIAERASDAFLGATGILFAPGWDEPELAWYVTEEAEGRGIASEAVTAARAYAARHLRLDRVASYPAPDNARSIALATRLGATFERPGTLMGAPCHVYRHPQVAA, from the coding sequence ATGACCGCCGCACACAATATCCCCACGGTCGAAACCGACCGCCTGATCCTGCGCGCCCCCGCGCTCGCCGATCTGCCCGCGCTCACGGAGTTCTTCGCCTCCGAGCGCAGCCGTTTTGTCGGCGGCCCACGCGATGCCTTTGCCGCCAGCCGCGGCATGATGGCCATCTTTGGCAGCTGGGCCCTGCACGGCTTTGGCATGTGGTATATCGCTGAACGCGCCAGCGATGCGTTTCTGGGCGCCACCGGCATCCTCTTCGCCCCCGGCTGGGACGAACCCGAACTCGCATGGTATGTCACCGAAGAGGCCGAAGGCCGCGGCATCGCCTCCGAGGCCGTCACCGCCGCGCGGGCGTATGCCGCCCGCCACCTCCGCCTTGACAGGGTCGCAAGCTATCCCGCGCCGGACAACGCCCGCTCCATCGCACTTGCCACCCGCCTCGGCGCCACGTTCGAGCGCCCGGGCACCCTCATGGGCGCGCCCTGCCACGTCTACCGCCACCCGCAGGTGGCGGCATGA
- a CDS encoding chorismate mutase, which translates to MTDATTRAAHVLSEHRASIDRLDAILVYTLGERFKHTQAVGKLKATHDLPPSDPTREAAQIARLEDLAKQADLDPEFAKKFLNFIIAEVIQHHQTHQQKS; encoded by the coding sequence ATGACCGACGCAACCACCCGCGCCGCACACGTGCTCTCCGAGCACCGCGCCTCCATCGACCGCCTCGATGCGATCCTCGTCTACACGCTGGGCGAGCGGTTCAAACACACCCAGGCCGTGGGGAAACTCAAGGCCACGCACGACCTTCCCCCGTCCGATCCTACCCGCGAAGCGGCCCAGATCGCGCGGCTCGAAGATTTGGCAAAACAAGCGGATCTCGATCCCGAGTTTGCCAAGAAGTTTCTGAACTTCATCATCGCTGAAGTCATTCAGCATCACCAAACACATCAACAGAAATCGTAA
- the rpsP gene encoding 30S ribosomal protein S16, whose amino-acid sequence MAMKIRLARGGSKKRPFYRIVAADSRMPRDGRYIEKLGTYAPLLPKDSEERVKMDMERVQYWLDQGAQPTDRIARMLEAAGVREKTERANLKKGTPGKKAQDRAEEKAAKAAAAEEAANAPAEEATSEE is encoded by the coding sequence ATGGCTATGAAAATTCGCCTCGCCCGCGGTGGCTCCAAGAAACGCCCCTTCTACCGCATCGTCGCCGCCGACAGCCGCATGCCCCGCGACGGCCGCTACATCGAAAAGCTCGGCACATACGCGCCCCTGCTGCCCAAAGACAGCGAAGAGCGTGTGAAAATGGACATGGAGCGCGTGCAGTACTGGCTCGACCAAGGCGCCCAGCCCACCGACCGGATCGCGCGTATGCTCGAAGCCGCAGGCGTGCGTGAAAAGACCGAGCGCGCCAACCTCAAGAAGGGCACACCGGGCAAGAAAGCTCAGGATCGCGCCGAGGAAAAAGCAGCCAAAGCCGCCGCAGCCGAAGAAGCCGCCAACGCCCCTGCCGAAGAAGCAACCTCCGAGGAATAA